One part of the Phragmites australis chromosome 3, lpPhrAust1.1, whole genome shotgun sequence genome encodes these proteins:
- the LOC133913459 gene encoding patatin-like protein 3 — MEAARVDPAAGLDVDKLTYEIFSILESKFLFGYDDPKLFSAGGSPQLGATVASGKATPVRTAVTAAGKGKVCILSIDGGGRAADGLLAGTALVRLEASLRRRTGDQEARLADFFDVAAGSGAGGVLAAMLVARGPDGRPLFSAEDALAFLLRSLRRGWSGGGCGGGPGSLRALFRRPSAAFRKLFGDLTLRDTVRTVLVPCYDLATAGPFLFSRADAVETPAYDFRLRDVCAATCAGSDGSTAAVEVRSSDGSTRIAAVGGGVALGNPTAAAITHVLNNKREFPLAAGVEDLVVVSIGSGEGEQRPAGGGASTSEIVKIAAEGVADMVDQAVAMAFGHSRTNNYIRIQATGTPRASRGAAKGGCVAEEMLSQKNVESVLFRGKKVAEETNAEKLERFAHELVKERDRRRTSPIAPAVVKQQPATAASSVRPAASYSNRVSHLLTSIM, encoded by the exons ATGGAGGCGGCGCGGGTGGACCCGGCCGCGGGGCTGGACGTGGACAAGCTCACCTACGAAATCTTCTCCATCCTCGAGAGCAAGTTCCTGTTCGGCTACGACGACCCCAAGCTCTTCTCCGCCGGAGGGTCGCCGCAGCTGGGGGCCACGGTGGCTTCGGGGAAAGCGACGCCGGTAAGGACGGCGGTGACGGCCGCGGGGAAGGGGAAGGTTTGTATACTGTCGATTGATGGCGGCGGGCGGGCCGCCGACGGGCTGCTGGCCGGCACGGCCCTGGTGAGGCTGGAGGCGTCGCTGCGGAGGCGTACCGGGGACCAGGAGGCGCGGCTGGCGGACTTCTTCGACGTGGCTGCCGGgtccggcgccggcggcgtgctcgCGGCCATGCTGGTCGCGCGCGGCCCGGACGGGCGGCCGTTGTTCTCTGCGGAGGACGCGCTCGCGTTCCTGCTCCGCAGCCTCCGGCGCGGGTGGtccggcggcggctgcggggGCGGGCCTGGCAGCCTGCGCGCGCTGTTCCGCCGTCCCAGCGCCGCGTTCCGCAAGCTGTTCGGCGACCTCACGCTGCGGGACACGGTGCGGACGGTGCTCGTCCCGTGCTACGACCTCGCCACGGCGGGCCCGTTCCTGTTCTCGCGCGCCGACGCCGTCGAGACCCCGGCATACGACTTCCGCCTCCGCGACGTGTGCGCCGCCACGTGCGCCGGGTCGGACGGCTCGACCGCCGCGGTGGAGGTCCGCTCCTCCGACGGCTCCACCCGCATCGCGGCCGTCGGTGGCGGCGTCGCGCTCGGCAACCCCACGGCGGCTGCCATCACTCACGTGCTCAACAACAAGCGCGAGTTCCCCCTCGCCGCGGGCGTCGAGGACCTGGTCGTCGTCTCCATCGGCAGCGGCGAGGGCGAGCAGCGGCCCGCCGGGGGCGGCGCCTCCACGTCCGAGATCGTCAAGATCGCCGCTGAGGGCGTCGCCGACATG GTGGATCAGGCCGTGGCCATGGCGTTCGGACATAGTAGGACAAACAACTACATCCGCATACAG GCGACGGGGACACCGCGAGCGAGCCGGGGCGCGGCGAAGGGCGGGTGCGTGGCGGAGGAGATGCTATCGCAGAAGAACGTGGAGTCGGTGCTGTTCCGCGGGAAGAAGGTGGCGGAGGAGACCAACGCCGAGAAGCTGGAGAGGTTCGCGCACGAGCTCGTCAAGGAGCGCGACCGCCGCAGGACCAGCCCGATTGCCCCCGCCGTCGTCAAACAGCAGCCCGCAACGGCCGCGTCCAGCGTCCGGCCGGCGGCGTCGTACTCGAACCGTGTCAGCCACTTGCTCACCAGCATCATGTAG